The following are encoded together in the Paludisphaera mucosa genome:
- a CDS encoding IS701 family transposase, with amino-acid sequence MNRTYTPDLAPAVLDRLAAYAGRFRRHFKHPKQATYCSAYLQGLLLDGERKSIEPMTRRVHLPNGVKVADLDQALQQFLGQSHWDDRAVMRAYRSAMTEAFGSPAGIFVVDDTGLPKRGEHSVGVAHQYCGALGKKADCQLAASLHYVGPQGHSPLAMRLDLPKKWAEDSERLEKAGVPVDQRRMLTKGRIALELLDQMKSEGIAGRLVLADAGYGVAEVFRDGLDQRGLRYLVGVTGEMPAFQDEPTWDDPSPRRAGRNGRPPSRSKLAEASARPVTPTALAAKLPRCKVSWREGVKERLTGRFTWVRVWRAGGWEKGERRGKKPVWLLVEEQADGSIQFALSNLPPRTSRIKAVRLWRNRWKVEQGYQQMKEELGLDHHVGRSWRGFHHHVCLVMPAFGFLALERDREERDSAMPGKKGGTAR; translated from the coding sequence CCCGCCGTCCTCGACCGCCTGGCCGCCTATGCCGGGCGCTTCCGCCGCCACTTCAAGCACCCCAAGCAGGCCACCTATTGCTCGGCTTACCTCCAGGGCCTCCTCCTCGATGGCGAGCGCAAGAGCATCGAGCCCATGACCCGGCGGGTCCACCTCCCCAACGGCGTCAAGGTCGCCGACCTCGACCAGGCCCTCCAGCAGTTCCTGGGGCAGAGCCACTGGGACGACAGGGCCGTCATGCGGGCTTACCGCTCGGCCATGACCGAGGCCTTCGGCTCGCCCGCCGGCATCTTCGTCGTCGATGACACCGGCCTGCCCAAGCGGGGCGAGCACTCCGTCGGCGTGGCGCATCAGTACTGCGGCGCCCTGGGCAAGAAGGCCGACTGCCAGCTCGCCGCCTCGCTGCACTATGTCGGCCCTCAGGGGCACTCCCCGCTGGCCATGCGGCTCGACCTGCCCAAGAAGTGGGCCGAGGACTCGGAGCGACTGGAGAAGGCCGGCGTCCCGGTGGACCAGCGGCGGATGCTCACCAAGGGGCGGATCGCCCTGGAACTGCTCGACCAGATGAAGTCCGAAGGCATCGCCGGTCGGTTGGTCCTGGCCGATGCGGGTTACGGCGTGGCCGAGGTGTTCCGAGACGGCCTGGACCAGCGGGGCCTGCGCTATCTCGTCGGCGTCACCGGCGAGATGCCGGCCTTCCAGGATGAGCCGACGTGGGACGACCCGTCGCCACGGCGGGCGGGTCGCAACGGTCGCCCGCCGAGCCGCAGCAAGCTCGCCGAGGCATCGGCTCGCCCCGTGACACCGACCGCCCTGGCGGCCAAGCTGCCCCGATGTAAGGTGAGTTGGCGGGAGGGGGTCAAGGAGCGGCTGACGGGTCGATTCACCTGGGTGCGAGTCTGGCGGGCGGGCGGCTGGGAGAAGGGGGAGCGCCGGGGCAAGAAGCCGGTGTGGCTTCTGGTCGAGGAGCAGGCCGACGGGTCGATCCAATTCGCCCTCTCGAACTTGCCGCCTCGGACGAGCCGGATCAAGGCGGTGCGGTTATGGAGGAACCGCTGGAAGGTTGAGCAGGGCTACCAGCAGATGAAGGAGGAACTCGGGCTGGACCACCATGTGGGGCGGTCGTGGCGGGGCTTCCACCACCATGTATGCCTGGTGATGCCGGCCTTCGGCTTCCTGGCCCTGGAACGAGATCGAGAGGAGCGTGACTCGGCGATGCCGGGTAAAAAGGGGGGCACCGCCCGGTGA